In a genomic window of Flavobacterium lipolyticum:
- a CDS encoding sulfurtransferase, whose translation MATKLSPILSPKELVQRSNSPEIILIDARAGINAEENYRSEHLKGARYIDLNKDLATVATDPSNGGRHPLPSIEKFSEVLSKAGISPESHVVIYDDKNGSNAAARFWWMLRAIGHEKVQVLNGGLQEAAKAGFPVNAEIETFKTTERYPISKWTLKTADIEEVEKARNNNENIVIDVRDKNRFDGLTEPLDLIAGHIPGAINVPFSENLVANGSFQSPPFLQEKYSRIIGDKEPENIIVHCGSGVTACHTLLAMDYAGIPIPKLYVGSWSEWSRNDREMATKPIE comes from the coding sequence ATGGCCACTAAACTTTCACCGATCCTAAGCCCTAAAGAATTAGTACAACGCTCTAATTCACCTGAAATTATTCTCATTGACGCCAGAGCCGGAATAAACGCAGAAGAAAATTATCGCAGTGAACATCTTAAAGGAGCGCGTTATATCGATTTAAACAAGGACCTGGCAACCGTAGCGACCGATCCTTCAAACGGCGGAAGACATCCCTTACCATCCATAGAGAAATTTTCTGAGGTACTTTCTAAAGCAGGAATTTCACCTGAAAGTCATGTCGTAATTTATGATGATAAAAACGGATCAAACGCGGCAGCCCGCTTTTGGTGGATGCTTCGGGCGATAGGACATGAAAAAGTTCAGGTTTTAAATGGCGGTTTACAGGAAGCTGCAAAAGCAGGTTTTCCGGTAAATGCTGAAATCGAAACTTTTAAAACGACTGAAAGATATCCTATTTCAAAATGGACGTTAAAAACTGCTGACATTGAAGAAGTCGAAAAAGCCCGAAATAACAACGAAAACATTGTCATTGATGTAAGAGACAAAAATCGATTTGACGGTCTGACAGAACCTCTGGATTTGATTGCAGGACATATTCCGGGTGCGATTAATGTCCCTTTTAGCGAAAATTTAGTCGCTAACGGTTCTTTTCAATCTCCTCCATTTTTACAAGAGAAATATTCCCGAATCATTGGCGACAAAGAGCCTGAAAATATAATTGTACATTGTGGCTCAGGAGTCACCGCCTGTCATACTTTGCTGGCCATGGATTATGCCGGAATCCCCATCCCTAAACTATATGTAGGTTCCTGGAGCGAATGGTCGCGCAACGATCGTGAAATGGCTACTAAACCAATTGAATAA
- a CDS encoding DUF1398 domain-containing protein: MFTIEQIKEAHAKVQTGADFPNYIQDLIILGVKGYDTFVHDGHVEYYGVNNYHVTADEKYDEIKVESVPNKERFIEFLVMHQDGQTDYLTFCRHAAQCGIDKWRVDIIEMTCTYFDKDENEILIEKIPG; the protein is encoded by the coding sequence ATGTTTACAATAGAACAAATCAAAGAAGCACATGCCAAAGTACAAACCGGTGCTGACTTCCCTAATTATATTCAGGACTTAATCATTTTAGGCGTAAAAGGCTATGATACTTTCGTGCATGACGGACATGTGGAATACTACGGAGTAAACAATTATCATGTAACGGCTGACGAAAAATACGACGAGATAAAAGTAGAATCGGTTCCGAATAAAGAACGTTTTATCGAATTTTTAGTGATGCATCAGGATGGTCAGACCGATTACCTTACTTTTTGCCGTCACGCTGCTCAATGTGGAATAGACAAATGGAGAGTCGATATTATAGAAATGACCTGTACTTATTTTGACAAAGACGAAAATGAAATCCTAATCGAGAAAATTCCAGGTTAA
- a CDS encoding mechanosensitive ion channel family protein, whose amino-acid sequence MIDYLKDFRIGIFIAVIAITTVILGAITDKVLRYFLYRKQANKEYDATGFKFLKHLIITVIYILGFAFALIQIPEFKIIGHSVLAGAGVISIVAGLASQQALSNIVSGIFLVIFKPFRINDKITINNFVGTVEDINLRQVVLKDAENNRIIIPNSVISAQIIVNTNMHDSKCCKIIEIGIGYQSDIEKALEIMQDEIAKHPFFIDTRTAESKKQNTPLVVARVVALADSSVTLKAWAWAKNSTEGFILYCDLLQSIKKRFDEGGIDIPYPQQVITLKK is encoded by the coding sequence ATGATCGACTACTTAAAAGACTTTAGAATAGGGATTTTCATTGCCGTTATAGCGATTACCACTGTAATTCTTGGCGCGATTACCGATAAGGTACTTCGTTATTTTTTGTATCGCAAACAGGCCAATAAAGAATATGATGCTACCGGCTTTAAGTTCCTGAAGCACCTGATCATTACTGTAATTTATATTTTAGGATTTGCCTTTGCGTTAATTCAGATTCCCGAATTTAAAATAATAGGTCACTCCGTTCTGGCAGGAGCCGGAGTAATCTCAATTGTTGCCGGTCTGGCTTCCCAACAAGCCTTAAGCAATATTGTAAGCGGAATATTTCTTGTTATTTTTAAACCCTTTCGCATCAACGATAAAATTACCATCAACAATTTTGTGGGTACTGTAGAAGATATCAATCTAAGACAAGTGGTCCTGAAAGATGCCGAAAACAACCGGATTATCATTCCAAATTCAGTAATCAGCGCCCAGATTATTGTCAACACCAACATGCACGATAGCAAATGTTGCAAAATCATCGAAATCGGTATTGGTTATCAGTCTGATATTGAAAAAGCCTTAGAAATCATGCAAGACGAAATTGCCAAACATCCGTTTTTTATCGATACCCGAACTGCCGAAAGTAAAAAACAAAACACACCTCTGGTTGTAGCTCGTGTAGTAGCACTGGCAGACTCAAGTGTAACCTTAAAAGCATGGGCATGGGCAAAAAACTCTACAGAGGGCTTTATCCTCTATTGTGATTTGCTCCAAAGCATTAAAAAACGTTTTGATGAAGGCGGTATTGATATTCCTTATCCACAGCAGGTAATAACACTTAAAAAGTAG
- a CDS encoding acyl-CoA thioesterase encodes MASFIKEISFRWSDLDPNFHVRHSAYYDFGAQHRIEILEELGLTLRVMQTQGFGPVLFREECIFRKELKLSDKIFIHTKTSKMKADASRWSIIHEFRREDDTLCAVITVDGAWMDTKLRKLASPTPEIAIEALSIFPKSDDFVGL; translated from the coding sequence ATGGCTTCATTTATTAAAGAAATCTCTTTTCGCTGGTCGGATCTTGACCCAAACTTTCACGTTCGTCACAGTGCTTATTACGATTTTGGCGCACAGCATCGTATTGAAATCCTTGAAGAACTGGGTTTAACTTTAAGAGTAATGCAAACGCAGGGTTTTGGACCTGTTTTGTTTAGAGAAGAATGTATTTTCAGAAAAGAACTAAAACTTTCCGATAAAATATTTATTCATACCAAAACCTCAAAAATGAAAGCCGATGCTTCACGCTGGTCGATCATTCATGAATTCAGAAGAGAAGACGATACGCTTTGTGCTGTTATTACAGTTGACGGGGCCTGGATGGATACTAAACTTCGTAAACTAGCTTCTCCAACGCCGGAAATCGCCATCGAAGCATTAAGCATCTTTCCAAAAAGTGATGATTTTGTTGGACTTTAA
- a CDS encoding peptide-methionine (S)-S-oxide reductase has product MNTIGFGGGCHWCIEAVFDFFKGVTNVRQGWIKSEAPDDTFSEAVLVDFDSRIIPLEVLIEAHLITHSSTSNHSMREKYRSAIYFFDNNEAAQISEILQKLDHKLDRKHITKILPFTAFKSNEEQFLHYYETRKEAPFCQTTIVPKLKKLQEEFEKHKKSS; this is encoded by the coding sequence ATGAATACAATAGGTTTTGGAGGAGGCTGTCATTGGTGTATTGAAGCAGTTTTTGATTTTTTTAAAGGAGTAACCAATGTGCGGCAGGGCTGGATAAAGTCTGAAGCACCTGACGATACTTTTTCGGAAGCCGTTCTTGTTGATTTTGATTCCCGTATTATCCCGTTAGAAGTACTCATTGAAGCACACTTAATTACACATTCCAGCACTTCAAATCACAGTATGAGAGAAAAATACCGATCTGCTATTTACTTTTTCGACAACAATGAAGCTGCTCAAATTTCAGAAATACTCCAAAAACTGGATCATAAATTAGACCGAAAACACATTACCAAGATCTTACCTTTTACTGCCTTTAAAAGCAACGAAGAACAATTTCTACACTATTACGAAACCCGAAAAGAAGCTCCGTTCTGCCAGACTACTATTGTTCCAAAACTGAAAAAATTACAAGAGGAGTTTGAAAAACATAAAAAAAGCAGTTAA
- the msrA gene encoding peptide-methionine (S)-S-oxide reductase MsrA, with the protein METKKAYIAGGCFWGMEELFRTRPGILNTEVGYIGGQNENPTYRNHPGHAEGIELTYDPEVTTFREILDYFYRIHNPTTIDRQGNDRGSSYRSAIFYQNEEEKAIAKEVINLVDISKKWGETAVTTLEPYSTFWAAEPEHQDYLQKHPNGYTCHFERFEESFLI; encoded by the coding sequence ATGGAAACTAAAAAAGCATATATCGCAGGAGGCTGCTTCTGGGGAATGGAAGAACTGTTCAGAACCCGTCCGGGAATTTTAAATACTGAAGTAGGTTACATTGGCGGACAAAATGAAAACCCAACTTACAGAAATCATCCCGGCCATGCCGAGGGAATAGAACTGACCTATGATCCTGAAGTTACAACCTTTAGAGAGATTCTGGATTACTTTTACCGCATTCACAATCCTACTACGATCGATCGTCAGGGCAATGATAGGGGTTCCAGTTATCGTTCAGCCATTTTTTATCAAAACGAAGAGGAAAAGGCCATTGCCAAAGAGGTCATTAATCTTGTAGATATTTCAAAAAAATGGGGAGAAACTGCAGTAACCACTTTAGAACCTTATAGTACTTTTTGGGCTGCCGAACCGGAGCATCAGGACTATCTGCAAAAACATCCAAATGGATACACCTGTCACTTTGAAAGATTTGAAGAAAGCTTCTTAATCTAA
- a CDS encoding NUDIX hydrolase: MIEIDKIALIKVENGQILSTKSRGKNKYYIPGGKREANETDEQTLIREIQEELSVEILPESIEYVGTFKAQSDGHADGITVKMTCYKADYTGTPKESNEIAEIKWLNYKDLDIISEVDKIIFTHLKENGWIN; encoded by the coding sequence ATGATTGAAATTGATAAAATTGCATTAATTAAAGTCGAGAATGGCCAAATTTTAAGCACTAAATCAAGAGGGAAAAACAAATATTATATTCCGGGCGGAAAAAGAGAAGCTAACGAAACCGATGAACAAACTCTAATTAGGGAAATCCAGGAAGAACTAAGTGTTGAAATCCTACCGGAATCTATCGAATATGTGGGAACTTTCAAAGCGCAGTCTGACGGACATGCAGATGGAATTACCGTAAAAATGACCTGCTACAAGGCAGATTACACCGGAACTCCAAAGGAAAGCAATGAAATAGCCGAAATTAAATGGTTAAATTATAAAGATCTCGACATCATTTCAGAGGTTGATAAAATTATCTTCACACATCTGAAAGAAAACGGATGGATCAATTAA
- a CDS encoding ankyrin repeat domain-containing protein, which produces MAKKRKTLPKNFDELIKKKDIEALKKVFDTCELDARGGYGKTTALSFWGIPNELVHWLVQKGAHLEAIDTYNRTALHQHASIRSGDIAPFLELGADINVLDYNDNTPLHFAAGSGFNVAAVKKLIEYGAATNALNRDKQTPLVYALKRASNINLINLAEISKILLKSSLEITQEMKDTVTRRGEDFEFHRENFNKDSLSDTDFALNELYTIFDVPPVKKRILHDGMSPIVVNGGTWQKQYEELWELLVPSKGSAKTIQGEVVRISGKVRDEIYRNGGGNWNIDFKKMLDALFTHLSSNHCLSDQELEEANSIIKDIRKNGDGESDELIFLCELATKWVLANTTPILLDTPNYKI; this is translated from the coding sequence ATGGCTAAAAAAAGAAAAACGCTTCCAAAAAATTTTGACGAATTAATTAAAAAGAAAGACATTGAAGCTCTAAAAAAAGTATTCGACACTTGTGAATTAGACGCAAGAGGCGGTTACGGAAAAACAACAGCATTGAGCTTTTGGGGAATCCCAAATGAGCTTGTACACTGGTTAGTACAAAAAGGCGCACATCTCGAAGCTATTGACACTTATAACCGTACTGCACTGCACCAGCACGCTTCGATACGTAGTGGAGATATAGCCCCTTTTTTAGAATTGGGTGCCGATATCAATGTACTCGATTATAATGATAATACACCATTACACTTTGCAGCCGGCAGTGGTTTTAATGTAGCCGCAGTTAAAAAGCTGATTGAATACGGAGCAGCTACCAATGCTTTAAACAGAGACAAGCAAACGCCATTAGTATATGCTTTAAAACGAGCCAGTAATATCAACCTCATCAATTTGGCAGAAATATCAAAAATACTTCTGAAATCCTCCCTTGAAATAACACAAGAGATGAAAGACACTGTTACACGACGAGGGGAAGATTTTGAATTTCATCGGGAGAATTTCAATAAAGATTCTTTGAGTGATACAGATTTTGCATTAAATGAGCTTTACACTATTTTTGATGTTCCGCCAGTAAAAAAACGAATTCTGCACGATGGCATGTCTCCAATTGTTGTAAACGGTGGTACCTGGCAAAAACAATACGAAGAACTTTGGGAGCTATTGGTCCCATCAAAAGGCAGTGCAAAAACGATTCAGGGTGAAGTGGTCCGTATTTCAGGAAAAGTGAGAGACGAAATCTACCGTAATGGAGGCGGAAACTGGAATATTGATTTTAAAAAGATGTTAGATGCACTTTTTACCCACCTATCTTCAAACCATTGTCTGTCTGATCAAGAACTTGAAGAAGCCAATTCAATTATAAAAGATATTCGCAAAAACGGAGACGGAGAGTCTGATGAACTTATTTTTTTATGCGAACTGGCTACTAAATGGGTTCTGGCGAATACAACACCCATTTTACTTGATACACCCAATTATAAAATATAA
- a CDS encoding amidohydrolase family protein translates to MKIKLTFSLYFLLLINVQAQNKSEFIIKDINLLPMTNLDIINNKSVLIQNGKIVQIDDFKNLPKIRKIKVIQGKGKYLMPGLTEMHSHLPVESKVDTLLIENIAAGVTRLRIMNTKTPQLQLKERLKHSPNTITPKLYYSHIITRDVKYNEIQFDSLMAEIKKNDINFIKLFSIANETVFDNLMASANKNNVIVCGHYPSGIKIDKVLNSGFKSIEHLAGYDKIKDENELNNAIKLTQERKVFNCPTLDWDLMAYDLQYPNEYKNRLTYSNLPTKYLKKWETQYSQAIEKAGLEKVLLNKEKYLPTFAYKQEIVRKLHKNNCLLLLGSDPGNSFQMNGFNMFEEMYNWSKAGIDNLTILKSATITPAIFFNEDRIWGTIEIGKSADLIVLEKNPLEDIKNITTVEMTIKEGEIYLKKELLNKL, encoded by the coding sequence ATGAAAATTAAACTAACATTTTCTCTATACTTCTTACTATTAATTAATGTACAAGCGCAGAATAAAAGTGAATTTATTATAAAGGATATTAATTTGCTGCCAATGACCAATTTGGACATTATTAACAACAAAAGTGTTTTAATTCAAAATGGCAAAATAGTTCAGATTGATGACTTTAAGAACTTACCTAAGATTAGGAAAATCAAAGTAATACAAGGAAAAGGAAAATATTTAATGCCTGGATTAACCGAAATGCACAGTCATTTACCCGTTGAAAGTAAAGTTGACACCTTGCTAATCGAAAATATTGCTGCAGGGGTTACTCGTTTGCGTATTATGAATACGAAAACTCCTCAATTACAACTAAAAGAGCGATTAAAACACAGTCCAAATACAATTACTCCTAAACTATATTACAGTCATATTATTACACGTGACGTCAAATATAATGAAATACAATTTGACAGTTTGATGGCTGAAATTAAAAAAAATGACATTAATTTCATAAAATTATTCAGCATAGCAAATGAAACGGTTTTTGATAATTTAATGGCTTCTGCGAACAAAAATAATGTGATTGTTTGTGGACATTATCCAAGCGGGATAAAAATCGACAAAGTCCTAAATTCAGGTTTTAAAAGTATCGAACATCTGGCAGGATATGATAAAATAAAAGATGAAAATGAATTAAACAACGCAATCAAACTAACACAGGAAAGAAAGGTTTTTAATTGTCCAACCTTAGATTGGGACTTAATGGCATATGATTTACAATACCCAAACGAATATAAAAACCGACTCACCTATTCAAATTTACCAACTAAATATTTAAAAAAATGGGAAACTCAATATAGCCAAGCAATTGAGAAAGCAGGTTTGGAAAAAGTTTTGCTCAACAAAGAAAAATACCTCCCTACTTTTGCTTACAAACAGGAAATAGTAAGGAAACTACATAAAAATAATTGTTTATTGCTTTTAGGAAGCGATCCTGGAAATAGTTTTCAAATGAATGGTTTTAATATGTTTGAAGAAATGTATAATTGGTCTAAAGCAGGAATCGACAATTTAACAATCCTAAAATCAGCAACAATAACTCCTGCAATATTCTTTAACGAAGATCGCATTTGGGGCACAATCGAAATTGGAAAATCTGCCGACTTGATCGTACTTGAAAAAAATCCGTTAGAAGATATTAAAAATATCACAACAGTTGAAATGACAATAAAAGAGGGCGAAATTTATCTAAAAAAGGAACTTTTGAATAAACTGTAA
- a CDS encoding DUF2071 domain-containing protein, giving the protein MKIPTIHGYIDRRILINFTAEPKVVEKIIPFPFRPKIYKGKAIVGICLIRLKNIKPKGFPDFIGVNSENGAHRIAVEWDENGETKSGVYIPRRDTSLKLNTIVGGRVFPGKHYYAKFNVKEKNRNYQINFKSSDGTMTLIEADEASTFNEKSIFETLCDASDFFENGDLGYSPNDNKFDGLRLKAYHHWEVKPLDVLKVKSTFFENEEIFPKGTVKFDNALLMTNIEHEWKSEANK; this is encoded by the coding sequence ATGAAAATCCCAACTATACACGGATATATTGACAGAAGAATTTTAATCAATTTTACGGCCGAACCAAAGGTAGTAGAGAAAATTATTCCGTTTCCATTTAGGCCAAAAATTTACAAGGGCAAAGCTATCGTTGGAATTTGTCTAATCAGATTAAAAAACATAAAACCAAAAGGATTTCCTGACTTTATTGGAGTAAACTCTGAAAATGGAGCACATAGAATTGCAGTTGAATGGGATGAAAATGGAGAAACAAAATCAGGTGTGTACATTCCTAGAAGGGATACTTCTTTAAAGCTAAACACAATTGTTGGCGGACGGGTATTTCCAGGTAAACATTATTATGCAAAATTTAACGTAAAAGAAAAAAACAGAAATTATCAAATTAATTTTAAGAGTTCTGACGGAACCATGACATTAATTGAAGCTGATGAGGCAAGTACTTTTAATGAAAAATCAATTTTTGAAACACTATGCGATGCCTCTGATTTTTTTGAAAATGGAGACCTCGGATATTCCCCAAATGACAACAAATTTGATGGGCTAAGGTTAAAAGCATATCATCATTGGGAAGTTAAACCGCTTGATGTTCTGAAAGTAAAATCAACTTTTTTTGAAAATGAAGAAATTTTCCCAAAAGGTACCGTGAAATTCGACAATGCATTACTTATGACAAACATCGAACACGAATGGAAAAGTGAAGCGAACAAATAA
- a CDS encoding DUF4166 domain-containing protein encodes MNKQNTDIKHISAYREQMGPEYEKLHPEIQKRFDFSTTNNIAFIGKGTMDNIWNGNKFAVFILKLLSKTNILFPKVGQNIEYEIHNYPYLDKFNREVHSMNRVFFFPDKEQRFDGTATYSQTKKHIVEYLGLDHRMVFEMGLSAEDGAIRFTSGRQFAFVGGLKLPIPKLVRGDIELLEWFDDTEQKFYLDLSVKSKLFGPLFGFTGWFNAEYIDFRGQKIPNKFKPTREEIKE; translated from the coding sequence ATGAACAAACAAAATACCGACATAAAACACATTTCAGCTTATAGAGAACAAATGGGGCCTGAATATGAAAAATTGCACCCTGAAATACAAAAACGATTTGACTTTTCGACGACAAACAATATTGCCTTTATTGGTAAAGGAACAATGGATAACATTTGGAATGGAAACAAATTTGCTGTTTTTATTCTCAAACTCTTATCGAAGACCAATATTCTATTTCCGAAAGTTGGACAAAACATTGAATATGAAATTCACAATTACCCCTATTTAGATAAGTTCAATCGAGAAGTACATTCTATGAATAGAGTATTTTTCTTTCCTGACAAAGAACAACGCTTTGACGGAACTGCCACTTATAGTCAGACGAAGAAACATATTGTAGAATATTTAGGACTTGATCATAGAATGGTTTTTGAAATGGGTTTATCAGCTGAAGACGGAGCAATTAGGTTTACATCCGGTAGACAATTTGCTTTTGTTGGCGGGCTTAAACTCCCTATACCAAAATTAGTAAGAGGAGATATTGAACTCCTGGAATGGTTTGATGATACTGAACAGAAATTTTATTTAGACTTGAGTGTAAAAAGTAAACTCTTCGGACCACTTTTTGGATTTACCGGTTGGTTTAATGCAGAGTATATTGATTTTCGTGGACAAAAAATCCCAAACAAATTTAAACCGACAAGAGAAGAGATAAAAGAATAA
- the dnaK gene encoding molecular chaperone DnaK, whose product MGKIIGIDLGTTNSCVSVMEGNEAVVIPNAEGKRTTPSIIAFVEGGEIKVGDPAKRQAVTNPTKTIASIKRFMGHTFAETTNEAKRVSYSVVKGDNNTPRVDIDGRLYTAQELSAMTLQKMKKTAEDYLGQTVTEAVITVPAYFNDAQRQATKEAGEIAGLKVMRIINEPTAAALAYGLDKKGTDQKIAVYDLGGGTFDISVLELGDGVFEVLSTNGDTHLGGDDFDHEIIDWLANEFLAEEGIDLRLDPMSLQRLKEAAEKAKIELSSSSETEINLPYVTATASGPKHLVKKLSRAKFEQLTDSLVKRSMEPVAKALKDAGLSTSDIDEVILVGGSTRMPRIADEVEKFFGKKASKGVNPDEVVAIGAAIQGGVLSGDVKDVLLLDVTPLSLGIETMGGVLTKLIESNTTIPTKKSQVFSTAADSQPSVEIHVLQGERAMAADNKTIGRFHLDGIPPAPRGVPQIEVTFDIDANGIIKVSATDKGTGKSHDIRIEASSGLTAEEIEKMKKDAEANADADKIAKERAEKLNEADSTIFQTESQLKELGDKLTDDQKTAIEYALTELRMAHQSQDLDAIQKGLDNVNAAWKTATEAMYAQGGEGQQAAPQQEQSQGDNVEDVEFEEVK is encoded by the coding sequence ATGGGTAAAATAATCGGAATTGACTTAGGTACGACGAACTCTTGTGTTTCTGTAATGGAAGGTAACGAAGCAGTTGTTATCCCTAACGCAGAAGGAAAAAGAACTACACCATCTATCATCGCTTTTGTTGAAGGTGGAGAAATTAAAGTAGGTGATCCTGCAAAAAGACAAGCAGTAACGAATCCTACAAAAACGATTGCTTCTATTAAACGTTTTATGGGACACACTTTTGCTGAGACTACAAACGAAGCAAAAAGAGTTTCATACTCAGTTGTAAAAGGTGACAACAATACGCCACGTGTGGATATTGACGGTCGTTTATACACTGCTCAGGAATTGTCAGCAATGACTCTTCAAAAAATGAAAAAAACTGCTGAAGACTATTTAGGTCAAACTGTAACTGAAGCAGTTATTACTGTTCCTGCTTACTTTAACGATGCACAACGTCAGGCTACTAAAGAAGCTGGAGAAATTGCTGGTCTTAAAGTTATGCGTATCATCAATGAGCCAACTGCTGCTGCACTTGCTTATGGATTGGATAAAAAAGGAACAGATCAAAAAATTGCTGTTTACGATTTAGGTGGAGGTACTTTTGATATCTCTGTTCTTGAATTAGGAGACGGAGTTTTTGAAGTATTGTCTACAAATGGTGATACTCACTTAGGTGGAGATGATTTTGACCACGAAATTATTGACTGGTTAGCAAATGAATTCTTAGCTGAAGAAGGTATTGATTTACGTCTTGACCCAATGTCATTACAACGTTTGAAAGAAGCTGCAGAGAAAGCAAAAATTGAATTGTCTTCTTCTTCAGAAACTGAAATCAACTTGCCATATGTAACGGCTACTGCTTCTGGACCAAAACACTTAGTGAAAAAATTATCTAGAGCTAAATTTGAGCAATTAACTGATTCATTAGTTAAACGTTCTATGGAGCCAGTTGCTAAAGCATTAAAAGATGCAGGTTTATCTACATCTGATATCGACGAAGTAATCCTTGTTGGAGGTTCTACTCGTATGCCAAGAATTGCTGACGAAGTAGAGAAATTCTTCGGTAAAAAAGCGTCTAAAGGTGTTAACCCTGATGAGGTTGTTGCTATTGGAGCAGCTATTCAAGGTGGAGTTTTATCTGGAGATGTAAAAGATGTATTGTTACTTGATGTAACTCCTCTTTCTTTAGGTATCGAAACTATGGGTGGTGTATTGACTAAATTAATCGAGTCTAACACAACTATTCCAACTAAAAAATCTCAAGTATTCTCTACTGCTGCTGATTCTCAACCATCTGTTGAAATCCACGTATTACAGGGAGAAAGAGCTATGGCAGCTGATAACAAAACTATCGGTCGTTTCCACTTAGATGGTATTCCACCAGCACCAAGAGGAGTTCCTCAAATCGAAGTAACTTTCGATATCGATGCTAATGGTATCATCAAAGTTTCTGCAACTGATAAAGGAACTGGAAAATCTCACGATATCCGTATCGAAGCTTCTTCTGGTTTAACAGCTGAAGAAATCGAAAAAATGAAAAAAGATGCTGAAGCTAACGCTGATGCTGACAAAATTGCAAAAGAAAGAGCTGAGAAATTGAACGAAGCTGACAGTACTATTTTCCAAACTGAAAGTCAATTGAAAGAATTGGGAGATAAATTGACAGACGATCAAAAAACAGCTATCGAATATGCTTTAACTGAATTGAGAATGGCGCACCAATCTCAAGATCTTGATGCAATCCAAAAAGGATTAGACAATGTAAATGCAGCTTGGAAAACAGCTACAGAAGCAATGTACGCTCAAGGTGGTGAAGGGCAACAAGCAGCTCCACAACAAGAGCAATCTCAAGGAGACAACGTTGAAGACGTTGAATTCGAAGAAGTCAAATAA
- a CDS encoding helix-turn-helix domain-containing protein encodes MKRINKQCLNCGEEFLPKTVTSVYCSHICSKKAYKVKMKGLKNEAELKALADKIPENRAFLSVPEAGMLFGIAKRTLYRLVGQGKIPSVNLGTRLVRIDLRVMEGIFGPARALPQAQSAPKKKLYSLEKEDCYSIGEIAQRFQISEGSVYNHIRKYSIPTRQIGKHVYAPKMEIDNLYNGNDFI; translated from the coding sequence ATGAAAAGAATAAATAAACAATGTCTTAACTGCGGGGAGGAATTTCTGCCTAAGACAGTGACTTCTGTTTACTGCTCGCATATATGCAGTAAAAAAGCATACAAAGTCAAGATGAAGGGGCTTAAAAATGAAGCTGAGCTCAAAGCACTGGCAGATAAAATACCCGAGAACAGGGCATTTCTTTCTGTCCCTGAAGCTGGCATGCTTTTTGGAATTGCCAAAAGAACCCTTTACCGGCTTGTCGGCCAAGGAAAAATTCCTTCGGTTAATCTGGGAACCCGCCTTGTAAGGATAGACCTCAGGGTAATGGAAGGGATATTCGGCCCTGCCCGCGCCCTTCCGCAGGCTCAAAGCGCCCCGAAGAAAAAATTATACAGTCTTGAAAAAGAAGACTGCTATTCCATCGGCGAAATAGCCCAGAGATTTCAGATATCCGAAGGTTCTGTCTACAATCATATCAGGAAATATTCAATCCCCACCAGACAGATCGGAAAGCACGTATATGCCCCCAAAATGGAAATTGATAATTTGTATAACGGAAATGATTTTATATGA